Proteins from a single region of Ignavibacteria bacterium:
- a CDS encoding NifU family protein, which yields MEEKVLKALDTIRPYLQADGGDVELVRVTQEGIVEVKLTGACGHCPMSQMTLRAGVERALIREVPGIRRVEAVN from the coding sequence ATGGAAGAAAAAGTATTGAAAGCACTGGATACCATCAGGCCTTATCTTCAGGCAGACGGCGGCGACGTGGAACTTGTGCGCGTCACGCAGGAAGGTATTGTTGAAGTAAAGCTTACGGGGGCCTGTGGTCATTGCCCTATGTCTCAGATGACTCTGCGCGCCGGAGTTGAAAGGGCTCTTATAAGAGAAGTCCCCGGCATCAGGCGCGTTGAAGCCGTCAACTAA
- the apbC gene encoding iron-sulfur cluster carrier protein ApbC, with amino-acid sequence MSKLTSETILASLKKVQDPDLRRDIVKLGMVKNINIDGNNVSFDVELTTPACPLKEKIKSDCVEALKNDIPTIGNISINMTSNVRQHQDNRKEAVLPNVKNTIAVASGKGGVGKSTVAVNLAVALAKDGAKVGLLDADIYGPSVPLMLGITEKPRIYQDPVTQQMLPLERLGVKVMSIGFMLDDGAPVIWRGPMASGAVKQFMSDVNWGELDYLIFDLPPGTGDIQLTLVQTIPLTGAVIVTTPQEVSLIDARKGLMMFSRVNVPVLGIVENMSYFIAPDTDNKYDIFGLGGGQKMAEQYNVPFLGGIPIDPRIRIGGDTGKPIVHEMPDTEYARVIQEISRNLAAQVSIELISAASKKVDIILGDEK; translated from the coding sequence TTGTCCAAATTAACATCAGAAACTATCTTAGCATCCCTTAAGAAGGTCCAGGATCCTGACCTCAGAAGAGATATAGTTAAGCTTGGTATGGTTAAAAATATTAATATAGATGGAAATAACGTTTCTTTTGACGTGGAACTTACAACTCCTGCATGCCCGCTGAAAGAAAAAATTAAAAGTGACTGCGTGGAGGCATTAAAAAACGATATCCCCACAATCGGCAATATCAGCATAAACATGACGAGCAATGTAAGGCAGCATCAGGATAACAGAAAAGAAGCCGTTCTGCCGAACGTTAAGAACACAATTGCCGTTGCAAGCGGCAAAGGCGGCGTTGGTAAAAGCACGGTTGCAGTTAACCTTGCCGTGGCTCTGGCAAAAGACGGCGCCAAGGTGGGGCTTCTGGACGCCGATATTTACGGTCCCAGCGTCCCATTGATGCTTGGAATTACAGAGAAGCCCAGAATTTACCAGGATCCCGTAACACAGCAGATGCTCCCCTTGGAGCGCCTGGGTGTAAAGGTTATGTCAATAGGCTTTATGCTTGATGACGGAGCCCCTGTAATCTGGCGCGGCCCTATGGCTTCAGGAGCCGTAAAGCAGTTCATGAGCGATGTAAACTGGGGTGAGCTGGATTATCTCATCTTTGACCTCCCTCCGGGAACGGGCGACATACAGCTGACGCTGGTTCAGACGATTCCCCTTACAGGAGCGGTAATTGTTACTACACCACAGGAAGTATCCCTAATTGACGCACGCAAGGGTCTTATGATGTTCTCAAGAGTTAACGTTCCGGTGCTTGGTATTGTGGAAAATATGAGTTATTTTATAGCTCCCGATACCGACAATAAGTACGACATTTTCGGTTTGGGCGGAGGGCAGAAAATGGCCGAGCAGTACAATGTGCCATTTTTAGGCGGAATTCCCATAGACCCAAGAATCAGAATAGGCGGAGATACAGGAAAGCCGATCGTACATGAAATGCCTGATACGGAATATGCCAGGGTAATTCAGGAGATCTCACGCAACCTGGCCGCACAGGTCAGCATCGAACTGATTTCAGCAGCATCAAAGAAAGTGGATATTATTCTTGGAGATGAAAAATAA
- the tnpA gene encoding IS200/IS605 family transposase: protein MADTYSQIYIHIVHSTLGREPLITPEIKEEICRYITGIIRQRGQKMISINCVSDHIHYFIGLHPNVNVSDIVRDVKHFSSKFINEKHLCNCNFRWQDGFGAFSYSHSQIPVVSRYIEGQEEHHKRQSFHDEYIKMLEAFGIKYDPKYLLG from the coding sequence ATGGCAGACACGTATTCTCAGATTTATATTCACATCGTCCATTCCACTTTGGGAAGAGAACCTTTGATTACTCCTGAAATAAAGGAGGAAATATGCCGCTACATCACCGGCATCATCAGACAAAGAGGGCAGAAGATGATCTCAATTAACTGTGTAAGTGACCATATTCACTACTTCATAGGGCTCCATCCGAACGTGAATGTTTCTGACATAGTCAGGGATGTAAAACATTTCTCTTCAAAGTTTATAAATGAGAAACACTTATGCAATTGCAATTTCAGGTGGCAGGACGGCTTCGGTGCATTCTCATATTCACATTCCCAGATCCCCGTGGTCTCGAGGTATATTGAAGGCCAGGAGGAGCACCACAAAAGGCAGTCATTTCATGACGAATACATCAAAATGCTTGAGGCATTTGGAATAAAATACGACCCGAAATACCTTCTGGGATAG